From the genome of Xiphophorus couchianus chromosome 6, X_couchianus-1.0, whole genome shotgun sequence, one region includes:
- the ccdc178 gene encoding coiled-coil domain-containing protein 178 isoform X1, with amino-acid sequence MPDVKPHTLPSMEGLASQQADLQAVCTGRRRTCALLNTPSPCASSAICHIQDIRSRLKIWFQKPRICRPEIDPDNPQNSETVRLQGLSLKVLDSDSTDLYVEGIAITARGYQKSPLQKKIEDVLSEVMHLVERLEADRQFAEEALQKEKRIRSALVSKTDGISLWKLSEHPAIIQKEHEACSRDIAELKWQLKLENQKVDEVQEKLLQAELLNQKLQEDIEFARNQIPIVTENIDRQKGVIHLLGIAQAEADDIQASTKQDLLQIEMELRKMETEADLERMAHEHRHEEKLHELDDRLKELNRLKMHKKNLLTGIKKTKETILHKEKKQRELVTRLPEIAKLEKMEEDKISHLNLEIENKVKINQQLGGKLMSIKAKYETRNSICKAELTFTTAHLHSRNEALEALLKENKDYEQKIDDYKTKICKSEKDVKQMRAETKLMLQKITDDDEHWEKAKEELTEVTEQNSNAKAKLDFQESLIVKEDHDAMIFIESLRKELTHRLSTIENLKRQVAEINLELKEHEERSQLTNRGLQKEFDESYSATQALEAKVKRMKELVENFEKIQSEHEEALADLEKDTRLKRDQLKAATDLHGGTLKRIKDNNARCTVLMNKSKEYQESSHEMEKYTEDIPKIIAELEKDLDVVDFKNKSAAHTVSTLQSDINNWQLRTQRLERTSLAHLKERRKLAQDTKGLLEVERAENERLAIEYKGLKKMLLEARQESVSVLRVKNHAHKRCSYYTELSLLQKRMHKVLVKYLEQRSLRFLVDLEECQTVARKTSQKITTAQGKLSKEIQLLSAFLQSVRESSTTTKNAEKSKQTSPDASEVNEQKPPVQVAV; translated from the exons ATGCCAGACGTTAAACCCCACACATTACCATCCATGGAAGGACTAGCTAGTCAGCAAG CAGACCTTCAGGCTGTCTGCACTGGTAGACGTCGGACTTGTGCTTTACTGAACACTCCCTCACCATGTGCCAGCAGTGCTATCTGCCATATCCAAGACATAAGGAGTCGattaaaaatctggtttcagaAG CCTAGAATATGTCGACCAGAGATTGATCCAGATAATCCCCAAAACAGCGAAACCGTAAG ACTTCAGGGACTCTCTTTGAAAGTCTTAGATTCTGATTCTACAGACTTGTATGTTGAAGGGATAGCGATTACTGCAAGAG GTTATCAAAAATCACCTCTACAGAAGAAAATAGAAGATGTCCTCTCTGAAGTCATGCATCTGGTTGAGCGTTTGGAGGCTGATCGTCAGTTTGCAGAGGAAGCTctgcagaaagagaagagaatACGAAGCGCCTTAGTGAGCAAAACTGACGGTATTTCACTGTGGAAGCTATCCGAGCATCCCGCAATTATTCAGAAAG AGCACGAGGCTTGCAGTAGAGACATCGCTGAGTTGAAATGGCAGCTTAAACTGGAAAATCAGAAAGTTGACGAGGTCCAGGAGAAATTGTTGCAGGCTGAACTGCTCAACCAGAAATTACAAGAAGATATTGAGTTTGCCAGAAACCAAATCCCCATTGTAACAGAAAACATTGACCGCCAGAAAGGCGTTATACATCTACTTGGAATTGCCCAAGCTGAG GCTGACGACATTCAAGCAAGCACAAAACAAGATCTCCTCCAGATTGAGATGGAGCTTAGAAAGATGGAAACTGAAGCCGACTTAGAAAGGATGGCACATGAGCACAGACATGAGGAAAAATTACACGAGCTAGATGACAGATT GAAAGAATTAAACAGGTTGAAGATGCATAAGAAAAATCTGCTTACTGGgatcaagaaaacaaaagaaactatccttcataaagaaaagaagcagagagagCTTGTTACTCGACTCCCTGAAATTGCTAAGCTTGAGAAAATGGAAGAAGACAAA ATTTCACATCTCAATCTTGAAAttgagaataaagtaaaaataaatcaacaacttGGAGGCAAACTAATgtcaataaaagcaaaatatgaaacaagG AATTCCATATGCAAAGCAGAACTTACCTTTACAACGGCACATCTTCATTCAAGAAATGAAGCTCTTGAAGCcttattgaaagaaaataaggatTATGAACAGAAGATTGATGACTACAAGACGAAAATTTGTAAGAG CGAAAAAGATGTGAAGCAGATGCGTGCAGAGACGAAACTGATGCTCCAGAAAATCACTGACGATGACGAGCATTGGGAAAAGGCCAAGGAGGAATTGACTGAGGTTACAGAGCAGAATAGTAACGCAAAGGCTAAACTGGACTTTCAGGAGAGTCTTATCGTCAAGGAGGACCATGACGCCATG ATATTTATTGAGAGTCTGAGAAAAGAACTGACTCACCGCCTGAGTACTATAGAGAATCTAAAG AGGCAGGTTGCAGAAATCAATTTGGAACTAAAGGAACATGAAGAACGTTCACAACTCACCAATCGAGGACTGCAGAAAGAATTTGATGAATCATACTCTGCAACACAAGCTCTGGAGGCTAAAGTGAAG AGAATGAAGGAACTGgtagaaaactttgaaaagattCAAAGTGAACATGAAGAGGCATTAGCCGACCTAGAGAAGGACACCAGGTTGAAAAGGGACCAGCTTAAAGCTGCTACG GATTTACATGGTGGCACCTTAAAGAGAATTAAAGATAATAATGCTAGGTGTACTGTTCTTATGAATAAAAGTAAAGAATACCAAGAGTCTTCtcatgaaatggaaaaatatactGAAGATATTCCAAAAATCATAGCAGAGCTTGA AAAAGATTTAGATGTGGTGgacttcaaaaacaaatcagctgCTCACACCGTGAGCACCTTGCAGTCAGATATTAATAACTGGCAGCTCCGAACGCAGCGACTCGAGAGGACAAGCTTGGCTCATctcaaagaaagaagaaaactagCGCAAGACACAAAG GGACTCCTGGAGGTTGAACGTGCTGAAAACGAACGACTAGCAATCGAGTATAAAGGTCTGAAGAAGATGCTTTTGGAAGCCAGGCAGGAGTCAGTATCTGTACTGAGAGTGAAAAACCATGCACATAAAAGGTGTAGCTATTACACAGAG CTCTCTTTGTTGCAGAAGAGGATGCACAAGGTTTTGGTAAAATACTTAGAACAACGCAGCCTCCGCTTCTTGGTTGACCTGGAAGAGTGCCAGACTGTTGCCCGAAAAACTTCCCAGAAAATAACAACTGCCCAG
- the ccdc178 gene encoding coiled-coil domain-containing protein 178 isoform X2 produces the protein MPDVKPHTLPSMEGLASQQDLQAVCTGRRRTCALLNTPSPCASSAICHIQDIRSRLKIWFQKPRICRPEIDPDNPQNSETVRLQGLSLKVLDSDSTDLYVEGIAITARGYQKSPLQKKIEDVLSEVMHLVERLEADRQFAEEALQKEKRIRSALVSKTDGISLWKLSEHPAIIQKEHEACSRDIAELKWQLKLENQKVDEVQEKLLQAELLNQKLQEDIEFARNQIPIVTENIDRQKGVIHLLGIAQAEADDIQASTKQDLLQIEMELRKMETEADLERMAHEHRHEEKLHELDDRLKELNRLKMHKKNLLTGIKKTKETILHKEKKQRELVTRLPEIAKLEKMEEDKISHLNLEIENKVKINQQLGGKLMSIKAKYETRNSICKAELTFTTAHLHSRNEALEALLKENKDYEQKIDDYKTKICKSEKDVKQMRAETKLMLQKITDDDEHWEKAKEELTEVTEQNSNAKAKLDFQESLIVKEDHDAMIFIESLRKELTHRLSTIENLKRQVAEINLELKEHEERSQLTNRGLQKEFDESYSATQALEAKVKRMKELVENFEKIQSEHEEALADLEKDTRLKRDQLKAATDLHGGTLKRIKDNNARCTVLMNKSKEYQESSHEMEKYTEDIPKIIAELEKDLDVVDFKNKSAAHTVSTLQSDINNWQLRTQRLERTSLAHLKERRKLAQDTKGLLEVERAENERLAIEYKGLKKMLLEARQESVSVLRVKNHAHKRCSYYTELSLLQKRMHKVLVKYLEQRSLRFLVDLEECQTVARKTSQKITTAQGKLSKEIQLLSAFLQSVRESSTTTKNAEKSKQTSPDASEVNEQKPPVQVAV, from the exons ATGCCAGACGTTAAACCCCACACATTACCATCCATGGAAGGACTAGCTAGTCAGCAAG ACCTTCAGGCTGTCTGCACTGGTAGACGTCGGACTTGTGCTTTACTGAACACTCCCTCACCATGTGCCAGCAGTGCTATCTGCCATATCCAAGACATAAGGAGTCGattaaaaatctggtttcagaAG CCTAGAATATGTCGACCAGAGATTGATCCAGATAATCCCCAAAACAGCGAAACCGTAAG ACTTCAGGGACTCTCTTTGAAAGTCTTAGATTCTGATTCTACAGACTTGTATGTTGAAGGGATAGCGATTACTGCAAGAG GTTATCAAAAATCACCTCTACAGAAGAAAATAGAAGATGTCCTCTCTGAAGTCATGCATCTGGTTGAGCGTTTGGAGGCTGATCGTCAGTTTGCAGAGGAAGCTctgcagaaagagaagagaatACGAAGCGCCTTAGTGAGCAAAACTGACGGTATTTCACTGTGGAAGCTATCCGAGCATCCCGCAATTATTCAGAAAG AGCACGAGGCTTGCAGTAGAGACATCGCTGAGTTGAAATGGCAGCTTAAACTGGAAAATCAGAAAGTTGACGAGGTCCAGGAGAAATTGTTGCAGGCTGAACTGCTCAACCAGAAATTACAAGAAGATATTGAGTTTGCCAGAAACCAAATCCCCATTGTAACAGAAAACATTGACCGCCAGAAAGGCGTTATACATCTACTTGGAATTGCCCAAGCTGAG GCTGACGACATTCAAGCAAGCACAAAACAAGATCTCCTCCAGATTGAGATGGAGCTTAGAAAGATGGAAACTGAAGCCGACTTAGAAAGGATGGCACATGAGCACAGACATGAGGAAAAATTACACGAGCTAGATGACAGATT GAAAGAATTAAACAGGTTGAAGATGCATAAGAAAAATCTGCTTACTGGgatcaagaaaacaaaagaaactatccttcataaagaaaagaagcagagagagCTTGTTACTCGACTCCCTGAAATTGCTAAGCTTGAGAAAATGGAAGAAGACAAA ATTTCACATCTCAATCTTGAAAttgagaataaagtaaaaataaatcaacaacttGGAGGCAAACTAATgtcaataaaagcaaaatatgaaacaagG AATTCCATATGCAAAGCAGAACTTACCTTTACAACGGCACATCTTCATTCAAGAAATGAAGCTCTTGAAGCcttattgaaagaaaataaggatTATGAACAGAAGATTGATGACTACAAGACGAAAATTTGTAAGAG CGAAAAAGATGTGAAGCAGATGCGTGCAGAGACGAAACTGATGCTCCAGAAAATCACTGACGATGACGAGCATTGGGAAAAGGCCAAGGAGGAATTGACTGAGGTTACAGAGCAGAATAGTAACGCAAAGGCTAAACTGGACTTTCAGGAGAGTCTTATCGTCAAGGAGGACCATGACGCCATG ATATTTATTGAGAGTCTGAGAAAAGAACTGACTCACCGCCTGAGTACTATAGAGAATCTAAAG AGGCAGGTTGCAGAAATCAATTTGGAACTAAAGGAACATGAAGAACGTTCACAACTCACCAATCGAGGACTGCAGAAAGAATTTGATGAATCATACTCTGCAACACAAGCTCTGGAGGCTAAAGTGAAG AGAATGAAGGAACTGgtagaaaactttgaaaagattCAAAGTGAACATGAAGAGGCATTAGCCGACCTAGAGAAGGACACCAGGTTGAAAAGGGACCAGCTTAAAGCTGCTACG GATTTACATGGTGGCACCTTAAAGAGAATTAAAGATAATAATGCTAGGTGTACTGTTCTTATGAATAAAAGTAAAGAATACCAAGAGTCTTCtcatgaaatggaaaaatatactGAAGATATTCCAAAAATCATAGCAGAGCTTGA AAAAGATTTAGATGTGGTGgacttcaaaaacaaatcagctgCTCACACCGTGAGCACCTTGCAGTCAGATATTAATAACTGGCAGCTCCGAACGCAGCGACTCGAGAGGACAAGCTTGGCTCATctcaaagaaagaagaaaactagCGCAAGACACAAAG GGACTCCTGGAGGTTGAACGTGCTGAAAACGAACGACTAGCAATCGAGTATAAAGGTCTGAAGAAGATGCTTTTGGAAGCCAGGCAGGAGTCAGTATCTGTACTGAGAGTGAAAAACCATGCACATAAAAGGTGTAGCTATTACACAGAG CTCTCTTTGTTGCAGAAGAGGATGCACAAGGTTTTGGTAAAATACTTAGAACAACGCAGCCTCCGCTTCTTGGTTGACCTGGAAGAGTGCCAGACTGTTGCCCGAAAAACTTCCCAGAAAATAACAACTGCCCAG